Proteins from one Myxococcus xanthus genomic window:
- a CDS encoding S8 family serine peptidase: protein MLRPEARAASQGPQKTREHVSNLAKTHGAKVLHTYAHALQGFSAELDDARLEALRADERVAFIEQDAWVRPLVTAETVAWGLDRVDQEDLPLDGLYRPALSGAGVHAYVLDTGIRSTHAEFQGRLGEGFDAVDPDGGAEDCDGHGTHVAGILGGTTWGVARAVTLHPVRILNCDGEGPLSGIIAGIDWVAAHHQSPAVANLSIGLEVSEALDQAVRNVVAAGVTAVVAAGNFGVSACDESPARAAEALTVGATNVEDSRASFSNHGPCVDLYAPGEDIRSAGIANDTASEVFSGTSMATPHVAGAAALYLEIHPTATPAQVMDALAGAAISGRVKNAGPGSPDLLLQAGFRRSTGDVHRPWAHVATPFPWSTVRATSRVRVLAWDDAAVRRVDLWVNGLLRASDDTHPFELDWDTREELNGPATLEVRAYDTALKAWRAAPMTVTVRNPDIADFDSTLQAPRCATLAFACDTGVLVRGMGTVGPERHAPNTLGASCADGIDGTYLITATLEGLRVSSQDGGPLTAGKPVKLTATAFGFLPFLEAVDLFHAPDARSPQWTHVARLPLEETGAQELSTTFTLPEGGLQAIRGILGTHPTPVSCAPGAWTDHDDLVFPVAPSSR, encoded by the coding sequence GTGCTCCGCCCGGAGGCCCGCGCCGCATCCCAGGGGCCCCAGAAGACGCGGGAGCACGTGTCGAACCTCGCCAAGACGCATGGCGCGAAGGTGCTCCACACCTATGCGCATGCGCTCCAGGGCTTCTCGGCGGAGCTGGACGACGCGCGCTTGGAGGCGCTGCGCGCCGACGAGCGCGTGGCCTTCATCGAGCAGGATGCATGGGTGCGCCCGCTCGTCACGGCGGAGACGGTGGCGTGGGGCCTGGACCGCGTGGACCAGGAGGACCTGCCCCTGGATGGTCTCTATCGCCCGGCGCTGAGCGGCGCGGGTGTCCACGCGTACGTGCTCGACACGGGCATCCGCTCCACGCATGCCGAGTTCCAGGGACGCCTGGGCGAGGGCTTCGACGCGGTGGACCCCGACGGTGGCGCGGAGGACTGCGACGGGCACGGCACCCACGTCGCGGGCATCCTCGGTGGCACGACCTGGGGCGTGGCCCGGGCCGTGACGCTGCATCCCGTGCGCATCCTGAACTGTGACGGAGAAGGCCCCCTGTCGGGCATCATCGCCGGCATCGACTGGGTCGCCGCCCATCACCAGTCCCCCGCGGTCGCCAACCTGAGCATCGGGCTGGAGGTCTCCGAGGCGCTGGACCAGGCGGTCCGCAACGTCGTGGCCGCCGGCGTCACCGCCGTGGTGGCCGCGGGCAACTTCGGCGTCAGCGCGTGCGACGAGTCTCCTGCTCGCGCGGCGGAAGCCCTCACCGTGGGCGCCACCAACGTGGAGGACTCCCGCGCGTCATTCTCGAATCACGGCCCCTGCGTCGACCTGTACGCGCCGGGCGAGGACATTCGCTCCGCCGGCATCGCCAACGACACGGCAAGCGAGGTCTTCTCCGGTACCTCCATGGCCACCCCTCACGTCGCCGGCGCCGCCGCGCTCTACCTGGAGATCCACCCCACCGCCACCCCGGCCCAGGTGATGGACGCGCTCGCGGGCGCCGCCATCTCGGGCCGCGTGAAGAACGCCGGGCCGGGCTCCCCCGACCTGCTGCTCCAGGCGGGCTTCCGCCGCTCGACGGGGGACGTCCACCGCCCCTGGGCACACGTCGCAACGCCCTTCCCCTGGAGCACCGTGCGCGCCACCTCACGTGTGCGGGTGCTCGCCTGGGACGATGCGGCGGTCCGGCGCGTGGACCTCTGGGTCAACGGCCTCCTGCGCGCCAGTGACGACACCCACCCCTTCGAGCTCGACTGGGACACCCGGGAAGAGCTCAACGGCCCGGCCACCCTGGAGGTCCGCGCCTACGACACCGCGCTCAAGGCCTGGCGCGCCGCGCCCATGACGGTGACGGTGCGCAACCCCGACATCGCCGACTTCGATTCGACGCTCCAGGCGCCCCGCTGCGCCACCCTCGCGTTCGCGTGCGACACCGGCGTGCTCGTGCGCGGCATGGGCACCGTGGGGCCAGAGCGCCATGCGCCCAACACGCTCGGCGCGAGCTGTGCGGATGGCATCGATGGCACCTACCTCATCACCGCGACGCTGGAGGGGCTGCGCGTCTCCAGCCAGGACGGCGGCCCTCTCACCGCCGGCAAGCCGGTGAAACTCACCGCGACCGCCTTCGGCTTCTTGCCCTTCCTGGAAGCGGTGGACCTCTTCCATGCGCCCGACGCGCGCAGCCCCCAATGGACACATGTCGCCCGGCTCCCGCTCGAAGAGACAGGGGCGCAGGAGCTATCCACCACCTTCACGCTGCCAGAGGGAGGGCTCCAGGCGATTCGCGGCATCCTCGGCACCCATCCCACCCCGGTCAGCTGCGCCCCGGGAGCCTGGACAGACCACGACGACCTCGTCTTCCCCGTGGCCCCCTCGAGTCGCTGA
- a CDS encoding ABC transporter permease → MRSAERQTVYRWTFIWMGALVALAGFALLGVALTSAHAWEEASPALGLSLLGWGGLVQALNAALLVSRQAVAPLPNTGVLLAGTAVWLVGWGLIAAGIRRAPASTEGPSPAAGATLYPRLARYRDFYWSTLGAYGGGILLSEVVLILLQTVLSSGGATNELAGTAKGGGGLSLAPTGAFAIALMAGGMVAFISGFIGASRAQRLSLPEATIGVLYLGLPIPIVLTLMERLPGLQLALGYRLREVTYVAGLIGRPELGYWLVFMFLVLALVLGVNTGFIAAGSGRVDLKMGFELFVARRHVAVFRPSLLLGTLAVLMLGIIPPLLIYFIIRSAEAAVERTRIRKLGLKDPLAAASDLNRLKQHEQSPTMMMTALSVGGVGVGVMALIIVLSVMSGFEADLQQKILGTNAHAVVSKYAGDLPEYAKVMESVRKVPGVVGQTPFIINQVMIASEGNVDGVIIKGIDPGTVGEVTDLPKNILGGGSLDTLYTPEKIVHRGLPDEEPAEEGGVEEDEIIRRSGTPKKPQVLPGIVIGRELAASLRVVVGDRVNVVSPLGTELGPIGPIPKSRAFRVAAIFYSGMYEYDSKFVYILLKEAQDFFDMKGATGIELKVADIDDARRIASQVVKALGGYPYRARDWGEMNKNFFSALRLQKLVMGIILSIIIIVAAGLIVATVIMLVLEKRKEISVLKALGVPDGGIVKIFLAEGLQIGVAGGLLGLLSGLSSCFFIEKVGIKLDPGVYFMSALPVRIEPVQTVLAVVIAVLVTYLASIYPALKASSVEPVEGLKAE, encoded by the coding sequence GTGCGCTCCGCGGAACGGCAGACCGTCTATCGCTGGACCTTCATCTGGATGGGGGCCCTGGTCGCCCTCGCGGGCTTCGCCTTGCTCGGGGTGGCGCTCACGTCCGCCCATGCTTGGGAGGAGGCCAGCCCCGCGCTGGGGCTCTCCCTGCTGGGCTGGGGCGGCCTGGTCCAGGCCCTGAACGCGGCGCTGCTGGTGTCCCGGCAGGCCGTCGCGCCGCTGCCCAACACCGGCGTGCTGCTGGCGGGGACGGCCGTCTGGCTCGTGGGGTGGGGGCTCATCGCTGCGGGCATCCGCCGCGCGCCGGCGTCCACGGAAGGCCCCAGCCCGGCCGCGGGCGCCACGCTGTACCCGCGGCTGGCGCGCTACCGGGACTTCTACTGGAGCACCCTGGGTGCCTACGGCGGCGGCATCCTGCTGTCGGAGGTCGTCCTCATCCTCCTGCAGACGGTGCTGTCCAGCGGGGGGGCGACCAACGAACTGGCGGGCACGGCGAAGGGGGGCGGCGGCCTGTCGCTGGCGCCCACCGGCGCCTTCGCCATCGCGTTGATGGCCGGCGGGATGGTGGCGTTCATCTCCGGCTTCATCGGCGCCTCGCGGGCGCAGCGGCTGTCGCTGCCCGAGGCCACCATCGGCGTGCTGTACCTGGGCCTGCCCATCCCCATCGTCCTCACGCTGATGGAGCGGCTGCCTGGGCTCCAGCTCGCGCTGGGCTACCGGCTGCGCGAGGTGACGTACGTCGCGGGGCTTATCGGCCGCCCGGAGCTGGGGTACTGGCTCGTCTTCATGTTCCTGGTGCTGGCGCTGGTGCTGGGCGTCAACACCGGCTTCATCGCCGCCGGCAGTGGCCGCGTCGACCTGAAGATGGGCTTCGAGCTCTTCGTCGCGCGCCGGCACGTGGCGGTGTTCCGCCCCTCGCTGCTGCTGGGGACGCTGGCGGTACTGATGCTCGGCATCATTCCTCCGCTGCTCATCTACTTCATCATCCGCTCGGCGGAAGCCGCGGTGGAGCGCACCCGCATCCGCAAGCTGGGGCTGAAGGACCCGCTGGCGGCCGCCTCCGACCTCAACCGCCTCAAGCAGCACGAGCAGTCCCCCACCATGATGATGACGGCCCTGTCGGTGGGCGGCGTGGGCGTGGGGGTGATGGCGCTCATCATCGTCCTGTCGGTGATGAGCGGCTTCGAGGCGGACCTGCAGCAGAAAATCCTGGGCACCAACGCGCACGCCGTGGTGTCCAAGTACGCGGGCGACCTGCCCGAGTACGCCAAGGTCATGGAGTCCGTCCGCAAGGTGCCCGGTGTCGTGGGACAGACGCCCTTCATCATCAACCAGGTGATGATTGCGTCCGAGGGCAACGTGGACGGCGTCATCATCAAGGGCATCGACCCGGGCACGGTGGGCGAGGTGACGGACCTGCCCAAGAACATCCTCGGTGGCGGCTCGCTCGACACCCTCTATACGCCGGAGAAGATCGTCCACCGCGGCCTGCCGGACGAGGAGCCCGCCGAGGAGGGTGGGGTGGAGGAGGACGAAATCATCCGCCGATCCGGTACGCCCAAGAAGCCGCAGGTGCTGCCCGGCATCGTCATCGGCCGGGAGCTGGCGGCGTCGCTGCGCGTGGTGGTGGGAGACCGGGTGAACGTCGTGTCCCCGCTGGGCACCGAGCTGGGGCCCATTGGCCCGATTCCGAAGAGCCGCGCCTTCCGCGTGGCGGCCATCTTCTACTCGGGCATGTACGAGTATGACTCCAAGTTCGTCTACATCCTGCTCAAGGAGGCCCAGGACTTCTTCGACATGAAGGGCGCCACGGGCATCGAGTTGAAGGTGGCGGACATCGACGACGCGCGGCGCATCGCCTCCCAGGTGGTGAAGGCGCTGGGTGGCTACCCCTACCGGGCGAGGGACTGGGGTGAGATGAACAAGAACTTCTTCTCCGCGCTGCGCCTACAGAAGCTGGTGATGGGCATCATCCTCTCCATCATCATCATCGTGGCCGCGGGTCTCATCGTCGCCACCGTCATCATGCTGGTGCTGGAGAAGCGGAAGGAGATCTCCGTCCTCAAGGCGCTGGGCGTCCCGGATGGTGGCATCGTGAAGATATTCCTCGCAGAGGGCCTGCAAATTGGCGTCGCGGGCGGCCTCCTCGGTCTGCTGTCCGGCCTCTCCTCGTGCTTCTTCATCGAGAAGGTTGGCATCAAGCTGGACCCGGGCGTGTATTTCATGTCGGCGCTGCCGGTGCGCATCGAGCCGGTGCAGACCGTGCTGGCCGTCGTCATCGCGGTGCTCGTCACCTACCTCGCCTCCATCTACCCGGCCCTCAAGGCCAGCAGCGTGGAGCCAGTCGAAGGCCTCAAGGCGGAGTAG
- a CDS encoding NUDIX hydrolase, producing the protein MTEPNWLNWTRELQAIAQTGLAFARDPYDRERYEMLRALASQIMAEHTTAPAERIESLFEGESGYATPKVDVRAAVFDEQGRVLMVREISDGGAWTLPGGWADVNLTPAENVIKEVREESGFEVRVRKLAAVWDRNRQGHPPAVFSCCKFFFICELVGGTAATSVETSEVGWFREDELPDDMSLARVLPGQVRRMFTHARDAALPTDFD; encoded by the coding sequence ATGACGGAGCCGAACTGGCTGAACTGGACGCGGGAGCTCCAAGCAATCGCCCAGACAGGGCTCGCATTCGCGCGCGACCCTTATGACCGCGAGCGCTACGAAATGCTGCGCGCTCTCGCATCCCAAATCATGGCGGAACATACGACCGCGCCTGCCGAGCGAATCGAGTCTCTATTCGAAGGTGAAAGCGGATACGCCACCCCGAAGGTCGATGTCCGCGCAGCGGTGTTCGACGAACAAGGCCGTGTGCTCATGGTGCGGGAGATCTCCGATGGCGGGGCTTGGACGCTGCCCGGCGGCTGGGCTGACGTGAACCTGACGCCAGCGGAGAACGTCATCAAAGAAGTACGGGAGGAGAGCGGATTCGAAGTGCGTGTGCGCAAGCTCGCGGCTGTCTGGGATCGCAACCGTCAGGGGCATCCGCCTGCGGTATTCTCGTGCTGCAAATTCTTCTTTATCTGTGAGTTGGTGGGGGGAACGGCGGCGACGAGCGTGGAAACGTCGGAGGTGGGATGGTTCCGCGAAGACGAGCTGCCCGATGACATGTCTCTCGCCCGGGTGCTTCCCGGTCAGGTCCGGCGCATGTTCACGCACGCGCGCGACGCCGCGCTTCCGACTGACTTCGATTGA